In Jatrophihabitans sp., a genomic segment contains:
- a CDS encoding dihydrofolate reductase family protein, producing the protein MHSVTCQLSVSLDGFIAGPNQSLENPLGEGGMRLHEWAFSNASWRAQHGLDGGERNADSEVIEEATQGVGAYLMGRKMFGGGDGPWDENWTGWWGDEPPYHAPAFVLSRHPREPLRLQGTTFTFVNDGIHSALEQARAAAGDQDVAIAGGAKTVQQYLAAGLLDELHLHVVPVLLGSGERLLVDAGNPMLQPVQVVAAPTVTHLKYRVLH; encoded by the coding sequence GTGCACTCGGTCACCTGCCAGCTCTCGGTGTCACTGGACGGCTTCATCGCCGGGCCGAACCAGAGCCTGGAGAACCCGCTCGGCGAGGGCGGGATGCGCCTGCACGAGTGGGCGTTCTCCAACGCCAGCTGGCGTGCCCAACACGGCCTGGACGGCGGCGAGCGCAACGCCGACTCCGAGGTCATCGAGGAAGCCACCCAAGGGGTCGGCGCCTACCTCATGGGCCGCAAGATGTTCGGCGGCGGCGACGGGCCCTGGGATGAGAACTGGACCGGCTGGTGGGGCGATGAGCCGCCCTATCACGCGCCGGCCTTCGTGCTGAGCCGCCATCCGCGGGAGCCGCTGCGGCTGCAGGGCACCACGTTCACCTTCGTCAATGACGGCATCCACTCCGCGCTCGAACAGGCCCGGGCTGCCGCAGGCGACCAGGACGTCGCGATCGCCGGTGGCGCCAAGACCGTCCAGCAGTACCTGGCGGCCGGCCTGCTCGACGAGCTGCACCTGCACGTGGTCCCGGTTCTCCTCGGCAGCGGCGAGCGGCTGCTGGTCGACGCCGGCAACCCGATGCTGCAACCGGTGCAGGTGGTCGCCGCGCC
- a CDS encoding metalloregulator ArsR/SmtB family transcription factor yields MTVTEDQLDATFTALADPTRRAMVARLARADATVNELAEPFDLSLPAISKHLKVLERCGLISRTRQAQFRPCHLEREALDSALGWIEQNRRIWTERFDRLEEHLHRLQHPTAQETPAQEKE; encoded by the coding sequence ATGACCGTGACAGAGGACCAGCTCGACGCCACCTTCACCGCCCTGGCCGACCCGACCCGCCGGGCGATGGTGGCCCGGCTGGCCAGAGCCGATGCCACCGTCAACGAGCTGGCCGAGCCGTTCGACCTGAGCCTGCCGGCGATCTCCAAGCACCTCAAGGTGCTTGAGCGCTGCGGGCTCATCTCACGCACCCGGCAGGCCCAGTTCAGGCCCTGCCACCTCGAGCGCGAGGCGCTGGACTCCGCGCTGGGCTGGATCGAGCAGAACCGGCGGATCTGGACAGAGCGCTTCGACAGGCTTGAGGAGCACCTGCACCGCCTCCAGCACCCGACCGCCCAAGAAACGCCCGCACAAGAAAAGGAATGA